The Azospirillum lipoferum 4B genomic sequence TGGTGGCCGAACGCGGTCTGAAGAACAAGCTGTTCTTCTCCGGCACCGGTCTGGTTTCGGTGGCCGGCCAGTATCTGGCCCAGGGCGACATCCAGTACATCCAGTTCTGGGATCCCGCGGTCGCCGGCTATGCCATGAACATGATGGCGGTAATGGCGCTGGACGGGAAGAAGGACCAGATCAAGGCCGGCCTGAACCTGGGCCTGCCGGGCTACACCGCCCTGACCACGCCGCAGGGCGCCAAGGCCAACCTGCTGTACGGCCAGGGCTGGGTGGGCGTGACCAAGGAAAACATGAACGCCTACGACTTCTGATGACCTGAAGGCGGACGCCGGCGGTCCATAAAGGCTGCCGGCGTCCGTGTCTTCATCCTTATCCTCGAACCGCCGGGCGGAAGACATGTCAGACGGTTTCATCGAACTCCGCGGCATCCGGAAGGTATTTTCCGGCGTCGTCGCGCTGGACGCCATGTCCCTGGTCATCAAGCCCGGCGAGATCCATTGCCTGGCCGGAGAGAACGGGTCGGGCAAATCCACAGTCATCAAGATCATGTCCGGCGTCTACCAGCCGGACGGCGGCGAAATCCTGATCGACGGCAAGCCGGTGCCGGGCATGACGCCGATCGGCGCCATCGCCCACGGCGTCCAGGTCATCTACCAGGACTTCTCCCTGTTCGGGAACCTGACCGTCGCCGAGAATCTGGCGATGAACGTCCATTTGGGCGAAAAGCGGCGCCTGATGAACTGGCGGCGCACCCGCGCCATCGCCCGCGAGGCGGTCGACCGGCTCGGCGTCGAACTGGATTTGGATGCGGAGGTCGCCTCGCTGCCGACCGCCGGCAAGCAGCTGGTCGCCATCGCCCGCGCCCTGATGTCCGACGCCCGCCTGATCATCATGGACGAGCCGACCACCGCCCTGACCCGCAAGGAGGTCGAGACACTGTTCCGCATCGTCCGCGACATCCAGGCGCGCGGCATCGCCATCCTGTTCGTCAGCCACAAGATGCGCGAGATGCTGGAGATCAGCGAGCGCATCACCGTGATCCGCAACGGCCGCAAGGTGGCGGAGGGGCCGACCGGCGACTTCGACGAGGCGTCGATCACCCGCCACATGACCGGCAGCGACATCCTCAACAAACCCTATGTCTGGACCCCGCCCCCCGGCCCGCCGCCGGTGCCGCGTCTGGAGATCCGCGGCCTGACCGTGCCCGGCAAGTGCGAGGGGCTGGATCTGGCCATCCGGCCCGGCGAGATCGTCGGGCTGTCCGGCCTGCTGGGCTCCGGCCGCACCGAGCTGGCGCTGACGCTGTTCGGCATGGTCCCGCGCCATGAGGGTGAAATCCTGATCGACGGCGCGCCGGTGCGGCTGCGCACGACCCAGGAGGCCATCAAGGCCGGCATCGCCTATGTGCCGGAGGACCGGCTGACCGAAGGGCTGTTCCTGTCGCAGAGCATCAAGCGCAACATGCTCGCCACCTCCTACGAGCGGCTGGCGCGCAAGCTGGTGATCGACCGCGAGCAGGCGGAGGAGATGACGCAGGGCATGGTCCGCGCCATGCAGATCGCCACCCCCACCGCCGAGAAGCCGGTGATGCAGCTGTCGGGCGGCAACCAGCAGCGCGTGGTTCTGGCCCGCTGGCTGCTGACCGACGCCCGCGTGCTGATCCTGAACGGCCCGACCGTCGGCGTCGATGTCGGGTCGAAGGCGGAAATCCACGCCAAGATCCGGGAGCTGGCGCAGCATCACGGCCTTGCCGTGCTGATGATCTCCGACGACGTGCTGGAGCTGGTGCAGAACTGCAACCGCATCGTGCTGATGCATCGCGGGCGCTTCATCGATGATCTGCCCGCAGCCGACGTCACCGAGGAGTCGGTCAGCGACCGGCTCAAGACCTTTACCTAGGGGGGAACCGATGGCCCTGCTCCGCCGGTCGGAAACGGTCATCGCGGGCATCCTGCTGCTCGCCATGGTCCTCATCGGCACGATCAACCCTGCCTTCTGGCAGCTCGACAATTTGTTCAGCCTGATGCGCAGCAACGTCATTATCGGCATCATGGCCTTGGGCGTGCTGCTGGTGCTGATTTCGGGCGGCATCGACGTGTCCTTCCCGGCCTTCGCCGTCGCCTCCATGTACCTGACGATCAAGGGCATGCTGGCGCTGGGATACAACGGCGTCGTGCTGCCGCTGCTGGCCGCCACCCTGATGGGTCTGCTGTTCGGCGCGGTGAACGGCTTCTTCGTCTACAAGTTCCGCATGATCCCGCTGATCGTGACGCTGGGCACCAGCGCCATGGTGCGCGGCTTCCTGCTGGGCGTCGTCGGCACAAGCATGATCAACATCAACAAGATGCCGACCGCGCTGATCGATTTCGCCCGCACCGACGTCATCAGCGTGACCAAGGCCGACGGCACCACCTATGGCTTGACGGCGATGGTGCTGATCTATCTGGGGCTGGCGCTCGCCATGCATCTGGTGCTGCGCTACACCATGATCGGCCGCAGCGCCTATGCGCTGGGCGGCGACCCGGAGGCGGCGCGGCGCGCCGGCTTCGACCTGCGCAAGACCATCTTCTTCATCTACTGCGTCGCCGGTGCGCTGGCCGGATTCGCCGGGCTGCTGCACAGCGGCATGATCTGGCTGGCCAATCCGCGCGATTTCGTCGGCCTCGAACTGGATGTCATCGCCGCGGTGGTGCTGGGCGGCGCGTCGATCTTCGGCGGGC encodes the following:
- a CDS encoding sugar ABC transporter ATP-binding protein produces the protein MSDGFIELRGIRKVFSGVVALDAMSLVIKPGEIHCLAGENGSGKSTVIKIMSGVYQPDGGEILIDGKPVPGMTPIGAIAHGVQVIYQDFSLFGNLTVAENLAMNVHLGEKRRLMNWRRTRAIAREAVDRLGVELDLDAEVASLPTAGKQLVAIARALMSDARLIIMDEPTTALTRKEVETLFRIVRDIQARGIAILFVSHKMREMLEISERITVIRNGRKVAEGPTGDFDEASITRHMTGSDILNKPYVWTPPPGPPPVPRLEIRGLTVPGKCEGLDLAIRPGEIVGLSGLLGSGRTELALTLFGMVPRHEGEILIDGAPVRLRTTQEAIKAGIAYVPEDRLTEGLFLSQSIKRNMLATSYERLARKLVIDREQAEEMTQGMVRAMQIATPTAEKPVMQLSGGNQQRVVLARWLLTDARVLILNGPTVGVDVGSKAEIHAKIRELAQHHGLAVLMISDDVLELVQNCNRIVLMHRGRFIDDLPAADVTEESVSDRLKTFT
- a CDS encoding ABC transporter permease, producing MALLRRSETVIAGILLLAMVLIGTINPAFWQLDNLFSLMRSNVIIGIMALGVLLVLISGGIDVSFPAFAVASMYLTIKGMLALGYNGVVLPLLAATLMGLLFGAVNGFFVYKFRMIPLIVTLGTSAMVRGFLLGVVGTSMININKMPTALIDFARTDVISVTKADGTTYGLTAMVLIYLGLALAMHLVLRYTMIGRSAYALGGDPEAARRAGFDLRKTIFFIYCVAGALAGFAGLLHSGMIWLANPRDFVGLELDVIAAVVLGGASIFGGRGSVLGTMLGVFMLVMVKNSLIIMKVDTTWQLVAVGLIVIVATALSAWRDRRRTA